One Spinacia oleracea cultivar Varoflay chromosome 4, BTI_SOV_V1, whole genome shotgun sequence DNA segment encodes these proteins:
- the LOC110796528 gene encoding uncharacterized GPI-anchored protein At4g28100 produces the protein MDSYHYTIITFILIISLLYYPHLTFAGLLAEPVQPIKPGDYPSTPNTVPAFPLQTDSQSCHLDLSDELFGGVNEACGHNLDRSRCCPVLAAWLYAAHARSALEIPPARPPVSPDSDSELPMMPESDSQKCVNSLQNSLAKRNITLPQPNATCDTILCFCGIRLHQIASLSCPAAFNLTGNYRNATPTANVRYLEKNCRNSTYGGCTKCLGALEKLKGRGKNGTKSEGGGSSRASKMFNRDCQLMGLTWLLARNKTAYIPTVSAVLRAIMYSTHPPHQSKCSPDQENMPLAVDSLQFGRSHSSASSLLSVHFSRSISSLLFIHVIAINLVFLLP, from the exons ATGGATTCTTATCATTACACCATCATCACTTTCATCTTAATTATCTCTCTCCTCTACTACCCCCACCTTACTTTTGCCGGTTTACTTGCTGAACCGGTCCAACCTATTAAACCGGGGGACTACCCAAGCACTCCAAACACAGTACCCGCGTTCCCGCTTCAAACCGACTCACAATCCTGCCACCTTGACCTCTCCGACGAGCTTTTCGGTGGGGTTAATGAAGCTTGTGGTCATAACCTCGACCGGAGCCGTTGCTGTCCGGTTCTTGCTGCTTGGCTTTACGCGGCGCACGCTCGTTCTGCTCTCGAAATTCCTCCGGCTCGACCCCCGGTTTCCCCTGATTCAGACTCCGAGTTACCCATGATGCCCGAATCTGACTCGCAAAAATGCGTTAACTCGCTCCAGAACTCGCTTGCAAAACGGAACATCACGCTTCCTCAGCCAAACGCCACATGCGACACTATTTTGTGCTTTTGTGGCATTCGGCTTCACCAAATTGCGTCGTTAAGTTGCCCTGCGGCGTTCAATTTGACGGGGAATTACCGGAATGCGACGCCTACTGCTAATGTCAGGTATTTGGAGAAAAACTGTCGAAATTCTACTTATGGTGGCTGTACGAAATGCCTTGGTGCTCTCGAAAAG TTAAAAGGGCGAGGCAAAAATGGAACAAAGAGCGAAGGAGGAGGCAGTAGTAGAGCATCAAAGATGTTCAATAGAGACTGCCAGCTAATGGGGCTGACATGGCTTCTAGCGCGGAACAAGACAGCTTACATACCAACCGTCTCAGCTGTACTGCGCGCTATCATGTATAGCACGCACCCTCCTCACCAATCAAAATGCAGCCCTGATCAAGAAAACATGCCTCTCGCCGTTGATTCTCTCCAGTTTGGCAGATCCCACTCTTCCGCTTCATCTCTGCTTTCCGTGCATTTTTCCCGTTCCATTTCCTCCCTCTTATTTATCCATGTCATTGCCATCAACCTTGTGTTTCTATTACCCTGA
- the LOC110796536 gene encoding uncharacterized protein: MPFGLKNAPATFQRLVNTVFSGQLGRNIEAYIDDMIVKSKQREEHLADLRETFETLRKYQMRLNPKKCVFGVTAGKFLGFLIDERGIEANPDKVQAVIDMTSPKSVKEVQRLRGCLAALGRFLSRAGDKCHYFFGTIKKKSRFEWTEAAETAFVRLKEHLHTLPRLASPLQGETLYVYLAISEWSLSAVLLTEREGVQLPVYFVSHVLQNAELRYSPIEKFALALFMASKKLRPYFLAHKLVVYTDQPLKQPLTKLDAAGRMLKWAIELNAFDISYEPRKAIKGQAFADFIAEMTRPSFEKNVATRWTVYVDGSSTQNGCGAGIICESPEEDKYEYAMRFNFQTSNNEAEYEALLAGIKMCKAAGAQEILAFSDSQLIVSQVNGDYEARDPNMIKYMQAVHQEVEHLKSFEAKQIPRTENNQADALSKLASSASCDTPRHVFWEVKDKRSIEQELCAPMVAVLDRSSTWMDPIIAYKMDGTLPEESSLAAKIQKKSSWFEWWNGVLYKKSFSRPLLRCVTPEKGKEILDDLHQGLCSSHIGGRALAEKALRTGYYWPTLREDALVMVQKCDKCQRFAHLIHRPARPLTPIMSPIPFAKWGMDLLRPYTAAPGGRRYVIVAVDYFTKWVEAEALKNIKTSDFETPKLKEWLADHGIHSCFASVGRPQANGQVEAFNKIISEGIKKKLDEAKGLWADELPNVLWSIRTTAKNPTGETPFLLAYGAEAVLPIEMCEPTLRVMLYDENANWEMMKLALDFLPEVRGNAALRQQLQRSLMVLME, encoded by the exons ATGCCATTCGGCTTAAAGAATGCGCCGGCCACATTTCAACGTCTGGTCAACACTGTCTTCTCTGGTCAGTTAGGGCGCAATATTGAAGCctacattgatgatatgatagtgAAAAGCAAACAACGTGAAGAACACTTGGCTGACCTAAGAGAAACTTTTGAGACGCTTCGAAAATACCAGATGAGGTTGAATCCAAAGAAGTGTGTTTTTGGGGTAACGGCTGGAAAGTTCTTGGGATTTCTCATTGATGAAAGGGGAATCGAGGCCAATCCTGACAAAGTACAAGCAGTAATAGATATGACGTCGCCAAAATCAGTCAAGGAAGTCCAACGCCTGAGGGGGTGTCTAGCAGCCCTAGGGCGGTTTTTATCAAGGGCAGGTGACAAGTGTCATTACTTCTTCGGcacaataaagaaaaagagcAGATTTGAATGGACTGAGGCGGCAGAAACTGCCTTCGTCCGATTAAAGGAACACCTCCATACTTTACCTCGGCTTGCCAGTCCTCTCCAGGGGGAAACTTTGTATGTATATTTGGCCATTTCCGAGTGGTCCTTGAGTGCTGTCCTGCTGACTGAAAGGGAAGGAGTGCAACTCCCCGTCTATTTTGTGAGCCATGTCCTGCAGAACGCTGAATTAAGATATTCCCCAATTGAGAAGTTCGCACTTGCGCTGTTTATGGCCAGCAAGAAGTTGCGCCCTTATTTTCTGGCACACAAATTAGTGGTATACACAGACCAACCCTTGAAACAACCCCTTACTAAACTAGACGCTGCTGGGCGAATGCTGAAATGGGCAATTGAGCTAAATGCATTCGATATCTCATATGAGCCTCGAAAAGCTATCAAGGGACAAGCATTTGCTGATTTTATTGCAGAAATGACGAGGCCGAGTTTTGAAAAGAATGTGGCGACTCGCTGGACAGTCTACGTAGATGGCTCGTCAACCCAGAACGGGTGTGGAGCCGGCATAATATGTGAGTCTCCTGAAGAAGACAAGTATGAATATGCCATGAGATTCAACTTCCAAACGTCCAACAATGAAGCAGAATATGAGGCTTTATTAGCCGGTATAAAAATGTGCAAAGCCGCTGGAGCTCAAGAGATACTTGCCTTCTCTGACTCTCAGCTCATTGTGAGCCAAGTGAATGGGGACTATGAGGCAAGGGACCCTAACATGATCAAATATATGCAGGCTGTGCATCAAGAAGTAGAACATCTAAAGAGCTTCGAAGCTAAGCAGATTCCCAGAACGGAGAACAATCAGGCCGATGCCCTGTCGAAACTGGCTAGCTCGGCTTCCTGTGATACTCCGCGTCACGTGTTTTGGGAAGTAAAGGATAAGCGAAGTATTGAACAGGAATTGTGCGCTCCTATGGTAGCTGTCCTGGATCGGTCATCAACATGGATGGACCCTATCATTGCTTACAAAATGGACGGTACTCTTCCAGAAGAATCAAGTTTGGCTgccaaaatacaaaaaaagagttcttggtttgaatggtGGAATGGAGTTTTGTACAAAAAGTCATTTTCCAGACCTCTCCTGCGGTGCGTCACTCCcgagaaaggaaaggaaattcTAGACGACTTGCACCAAGGATTATGTAGTTCCCACATTGGAGGACGAGCCCTAGCAGAGAAAGCTTTGCGAACTGGTTATTATTGGCCCACTCTGAGAGAAGACGCCCTAGTCATGGTGCAAAAATGTGACAAGTGCCAACGGTTTGCTCATCTCATCCACAGGCCGGCCCGCCCACTCACTCCTATTATGAGTCCCATTCCGTTTGCcaagtgggggatggatctGTTAAGACCATATACAGCGGCCCCTGGAGGCCGGCGTTATGTGATAGTTGCTGTtgattacttcaccaagtgggttGAAGCAGAAGCTCTCAAAAACATAAAGACAAGTGAT tttgagacgcctaaacTAAAGGAGTGGTTAGCAGATCACGGCATACACAGCTGTTTTGCCTCAGTAGGACGACCTCAAGCCAATGGCCAAGTCGAAGCATTTAACAAAATCATCTCCGAGGGGATAAAGAAGAAACTAGATGAGGCCAAGGGTCTATGGGCTGACGAGCTGCCAAACGTCTtgtggtccatccgcaccactgCCAAAAACCCAACCGGCGAAACCCCATTCCTGCTAGCCTATGGTGCAGAGGCCGTGttgcccatagaaatgtgtgaacctacACTAAGAGTCATGTTATATGACGAGAATGCCaactgggaaatgatgaagctGGCCCTTGATTTTTTACCTGAAGTGCGAGGAAATGCAGCGTTGAggcaacagct ACAACGGTCGCTAATGGTACTAATGGAGTAG